DNA from Armatimonadota bacterium:
CATCTCCCGCAGCCGGCGGATGCGGTCTTGAATCGGCGGGTGGGTGGAGAAGAGGCTATTGATCTTCCCCTTGTGCTCGGTCAGGGGGTTGATGATATAGAGGTGGGCGGTGGCCTTGTTGGCGACCTCCAGCGGCTCGGTGTCCGCCGCCAGCTTCTCCAATGCGCTGGCCAGCCCCTCCGGGTAGCGCGTAAACATCCCCCCCTGGGCGTCGGCCAGGTATTCGCGCGACCGCGACAGCGCCAGCTGCATCAGCACCGCCACGATCGGCGCCAGGATCGCCAGCGCCAGCCCTACCAGCGCGATGATCCCTGAGCCGCCCCCTCGCCGCCGCGAACGCCCCCCGCCCCAGTAGAAGTACCGCATCATCCAGTCGCTGATGAGCGCGATCATCCCCACCATCACCGCGACGATGGTCATGAAGCGGATGTCGTAGTCGGCGACGTGCGCCAGCTCGTGCCCGATCACGCCCTCCAACTCGTAGCGATCGAGCTTGGTCAGCAGGCCGGTGGTAACGGCAACCGCGGCGTGCTGGGGATCGCGCCCGGTGGCGAAGGCGTTGGGGGCGGAATCTTCAATCACGTAGAGCCGCGGCATGGGCACCCCGGCGGCGATGCTCAGCCCCTCGACCGCGTTGTAGAGCTGGCAATACTGCTCCTTGGTGGCGGGCCGGGCGCGGCTCATCGCCAGCACGATGCGATCCGAGTAGTAGTAGCTGCCGAAGACGGAGATGATCGCGAACACCAACGCCACTGCGGGCGCGGCGTAACCGAAATCGGTCAGCTCGCCGAAGACATAGCCCAAGCCGACGATGATGACCACGAACACGATCATCACCAGCAGCGACTTGTTGCGATTGGCGGCGATGGCTTCGTACATGGGAAAGAATGCTCAACCCCAGAGATCGCGGAGAACGCAGAGAGGAATGTGGCCCAGCCGCCCGCGGCTGGGCTGGGGCGCGGCGTGCCGCGCCCTCAATCCGCCTCCATCTCCACTGTCGCGGCG
Protein-coding regions in this window:
- a CDS encoding M48 family metallopeptidase encodes the protein MYEAIAANRNKSLLVMIVFVVIIVGLGYVFGELTDFGYAAPAVALVFAIISVFGSYYYSDRIVLAMSRARPATKEQYCQLYNAVEGLSIAAGVPMPRLYVIEDSAPNAFATGRDPQHAAVAVTTGLLTKLDRYELEGVIGHELAHVADYDIRFMTIVAVMVGMIALISDWMMRYFYWGGGRSRRRGGGSGIIALVGLALAILAPIVAVLMQLALSRSREYLADAQGGMFTRYPEGLASALEKLAADTEPLEVANKATAHLYIINPLTEHKGKINSLFSTHPPIQDRIRRLREM